The genomic interval GCCGCTTGCCATGATCCGCACGGGGTCGCTTTTCATCACCAGCCGCATCAGATCGAAGAAATGGCAGCATTTTTCCACCAGCGTCCCGCCGGAATAGCGGTTGAAGCGGTTCCAGTTGCCGACCTTGGTCAGAAACGGAAAGCGGTGTTCGCGGATCGTCAGCATTCGCACGCCGCCGGTTGCGCTTTCGGCCTCCTGAAGAAGCCGCGCGATCGGCGGCATGTAGCGGTATTCCATCGCCACCCAGACAGGGGCGGGGTAGTTCGCCTTGAAGGCGCTTACCCGCGCGGTATCGCCAGGATCTGTGAAGAGCGGCTTTTCCACCATCAGCGGCAGCGGCCGCGTGCGGGCGATCTCCTCCATCTGCGATAGATGGAGGTGGTTGGGGCTGGCGATCAGCAGGCAGGTGATCGCCTCCACCGCGAGCAGATCGGCGAGGCTGTCGCAGAGCTTCGCTTCAGGTGCAAGCGCTGCCGCCTTTTCGCGCATATCCGGATCGGGTTCGAAGATCGCGCCGATTTCCGCATCAGGCAGAAGCGCGATATTGCGCAGATGCTCCTGTCCCATCATACCGCAGCCGATAATGCCGTAGATTGCCTTCACCTCAGCCTCTCCTATTTGAGCCGCGCGACGTAACGCACCACCGCCGGGTCAAACCATGTGTATGAAAATTCTGCACTTTCGCCGTCCCGGTCGAAGGAGATGCGCTGCACCTCGGGCACGGGTGCGCCGGACGCAAGCCCGAAATCATCCGGCGTCCAGTCCGGCACGCGGCCAAGCCCGATCCGGTCCTCGGCCCGCGTGATCCAGAGCCCCAGCCGGGTGCGGTAATGGAGATAGAGGCTTTCCGAAAGATCGGTCATGGTGAGCGTCTCGGCATAGGCCGCATCGAGCCAGATTTCCTCCAGTGCCGCGAACCGCTTGCCGACGAAGCGGCGGCGGCGGATCCGGTGGGCCTTTGCGGACGTCCCGAAATCCGGCAGGACGTCCGGCTTCGCCATAAGATCCACCGAAATCGTCCTCGCCGTCGGTAGGCTGCCGCCTTCGATCAGTTCCAGCCGGAACATGGTGTAGACGCTCGCCGGATCGGCGATCGCGCGCACGTAATTGCCCGAGCCGTGCCGGCGTTCCAGCAGCCCGCGCGTCTCCAGTTCGGTGAGCGCCTTGCGCAGCGTCCCGACCGCGACGTTCAGTTCGGCGGCCAGCTTGCGTTCGGGCGCGAGCTTCTCGCCGTCGACCAGCCGTCCGGCCGCCAGATCGCGCACGATCAGTTCGACGATCTGAAGATAGACCGGCAGGCTGCCGTCATTGCGGGTTTCCATCGTCACCTCAAAATTGATACACTATTGATTTACTCAAAATTTGATGATACGCAAGCAAAAAATGGGAGAAACGCATGACCGTCGTGCCCGTCACATCCGCCGAACTGAACGCTGCCGAAGTCTCGTGGTTTTCCGCGCTGTGTTCGGATGACTACGCCTATCTCGGCGTGCCGGACGGCAGTCTGCGTTCGTCCTTCGAACATTGTTCGGCAATCGTGCAGAAGGCGGAGAGCCATGGCTTCCGCAACATCCTGTGCCCGTCCTCCTATCAGGTGGGGCAGGACACGCTGAGTTTCGTGGCCGGTTGCGCGCCCATTACGGAAAAACTCAATTTCCTGGCGGCGATCCGCTGCGGCGAGATGCAGCCGATCATGTTGGCGCGCACGGTCGCCACACTCGACCACATGCTGAAGGGCCGGCTGACGCTGAACGTGATCTCCTCCAATTTTCCGGGCGAGGAGGCCGACAGCGCCTATCGCTATCGCCGCAGCCATGAGGTGGTGGAGATACTGCGCCAGGCCTGGACCCGCGACGAAATCAATTACGACGGCGAAATCTACAAGTTCAAGAATGTGACGACTGAGCCCGCGCGGCCCTATCAGCAAAATGGCGGGCCGCTGCTTTATTTCGGCGGTTATTCGCCGGACGCGCTGGAGCTTTGCGGCGCGCAGTGCGATGTCTATCTGATGTGGCCGGAGACGAAGGACCAGCTCGCCGAGCGGATGAAGGCTGTCCACGCCCGCGCCGCCGCCCATGGCCGCACGCTCGATTACGGCCTGCGCGTCCATGTGATCGTGCGCGATACCGAGAAGGAAGCGCGCGAATACGCCGATCATCTGGTCTCGAAGCTTGACGATGAATATGGAAGGCTGATCCGCGACCGCGCCCATGATGCCGCCTCGCTCGGCGTTTCGCATCAGGCGCGCGCCCGCGAACTGGCCGACCAGTTCGGCTATATCGAGCCCAATCTGTGGACGGGGATCGGCCGTGCCCGCTCGGGCTGCGGCGCGGCGCTGGTCGGCTCCACCGATCAGGTGCTGTCGAAGCTTGCCGAGTATCGCGACATGGGCATTCGCGCCTTCATCCTCTCCGGCTATCCGCATCTCGATGAGGCCGATCATTTCGGAACAAAGGTCCTGCCGGCGCTTGAGACCTGTTCGCTGCCGCATGTATATGGCCGCGTACCAGAAACCACACCGGCAACGCCGCTCGGCGTTGGAGAGAGGCATTGATGCAACGGGTCGATATCGCGAAGGATTTGAGTTTCAGCCGCCTGGTCTACGGCCTGTGGCGGATCGCCGAGGGCGACGCATCGCCGAAGACCGTTCAGGCCAAGATCGAAGCCTGCCTCGCGCAGGGCATCACCACCATGGACAATGCCGATATCTATGGCGGCTACACGGCTGAAGCCGTGCTCGGCGGCGCGCTGAAGGCGTCACCCGGCCTGCGCGACCGGATCGAGATCGTCACCAAATGCGGCATCGTCGTGCCGATGGGCCGGCATTCGGCCAAGCGGGTGAAGCATTACGACACGTCGGCGCAGCATATCCGCGCCTCGGTCGAGGCCTCGCTTCGGGACATGGGGACGGATCATGTCGACCTGCTCCTGATCCACAGGCCCGATCCGATGATCGATCCGGAGGAGACCGGCCGGGTGCTGGACGATCTGGTGGCCGAGGGCAAGATTGTTGCGGCGGGCGTCTCCAATTTCCGCCCGCATGATTTCACCCTGCTGCAATCCAATATGGAAACTTGGCTCGCCACCAACCAGATCGAGCTCGGCCTGCTTGCGACCGACCCCTTCACCAATGGCGATCTGGCCTTCCTGCAGGAGCGCAAGCTGCCGGTGATGGCATGGTCTCCGCTTGGCGGCGGCCGGCTGTTTTCAGAAGCCGGCAAGCCGCTGCTTTCCGCGCTGGAGGTGATCGGCCAGCGCTTCGGCGTCGATGGTTCTGCCGTCGCCATCGCATGGCTGCTGGCGCATCCGGCCAATATCCTGCCGGTGCTCGGCACCAACAATCTCGACCGGATTGCCGCGATTGCCGATGCGGAAAAGGTCGAGCTCGACCGGCAGGACTGGTTTGCCCTGTTCGAGACCGCGCGCGGATACGAGGTTCCTTAGCGCATTTCGCAGTCACGCCGGACGTTCGCGAAAATGCGACAAGACATGGAGAATGACGTTGCACCGGATGGCGATCGCAAAAGACAATGTTTTCGTGCCCGACCCGGCCGATAGCCGCCGCTATCGCCACGCGCTCGGCGCGTTCTCCACCGGGGTCACCGTGGTCACGCTGCAGGGCGATGCCGGGCCGCAGGGCATGACGGTCAACAGCTTCGCCTCGGTCTCGCTCGATCCGCCGTTGGTGCTGTGGTCGCCGGCCAAGTCTTCGCGCCGTCACGACCTGTTCGCCGGCGCGCGCCATTTCGCCATCCATGTGCTCGCGGCCGACCAGCACGATCTCTCCGCCCGCTTCACGCGTGGCGGAGTGGCGTTTGAAGGGCTCGACCATCACTTTAACGAAGAAGGCGTGCCGGTGCTCGCGGGAACGCTGGCGCGGTTCGAATGTGCCCGCGCCGAATGTCATGATGCCGGCGACCACACCATCGTCATCGGCCGGGTGCTGCGCGCCGCCCACGGCGAAGGCGAACCGCTGATCTTCTCGCGCGGCACCTTCGGCCGGTTTGCCCATCACGGCTGAGACGCCGCCCGCCCGCCGGTTCAGTCTTCGAAAAGCCAGGGCGCGTCGGGCGTCCAGAAAATGATATCGACGCCAAGATAGTTCTCGGCGAAATCGACGAACTCCGCCCTGGTATAGGGCTTGCCGGTCTCATCGTTCCTGTATTTCAGCGTGGGCTCCTGAATGGCCATCGCGACCACCGGCAGGCGGTCGTGATAATCGTGGAAGAACGGATAGGCGTTCTTCATCTGCCCCTTTCGATATGGCGCGATGTCGGGACCGCCAAGGCCGATGCCTTCCGCTGCCGCCGTGTCGAACAGCCGCTCCATATAGCCGTGGTCGTTGTTCCATTCGCACGGCCAGAAATTCACATACTGCACCACATTGCTCTCGGCGAAAACGGATCGGGCGTGGCGGAGATTGTCGAGTTCGGCATCGAAATAGGCATCGCAGGAAAAACCGGTCGTGTCGGCCTCCATATCGATATCGATCGCGGTTTCCGGGAGGTTGATGCCGGCAATGCGGCCGTCGAACTCCTCGGCGAGGGCCGTCAGCAAGGCCTGGAAGCGCGTCCGCAGCGCGTCGTTCCACTGGATCGCGGCCCAGCCCTGCTGAAAGGCCAGTTCCTCGCCATTGCCGTCCATCTGGGCCACGAGGCCGCCCTCATAGATCGGATCGGTCAGGATATAGTCGGGCAGGCGACGGGCTTCGTTGGAAAAGAATCGGTCCTGGATCTGGATGAAGAATTGCTTGCCCAGCGTTTTGGTGCGGGCGAGATCGGCCTCGATCTCGGAGAAGTCATACACGCCTTCGCCGGGCTCGAGTTGCCGCCAGCTGTAGATCTGCTGGAGCCCCTCGATATCGGGCCGCTGCAACAGGCGCGTCAGCGTCACCTCATCGGCATCGCCCGAATAGATGAAATTCGCGGGCTCGGCCGCGGCGGAGGAGGCTGCCAGGTATGCCGCCGCCAGTAGAAACCTGAATGTCATCGCTTGTCCTCGAATGCCGGATCTGCCCGACTGCTTTGATCACGAGGAGTATAGCGCCGAATGTGAAGTCCGGACGAAGGGGTGGGGCCGAGAGGAAAAAATGGTTACCGGCCTGTTAACCCCGTTCGGCAAGCGCCCGAAAGCGTTTGAAATTGCCACGCGGGCAACCCGGTCAGCGCCCGGCCACCAGTCCCGGCAGGACGCGCGTCACCGTGCGTTCGATGACGTCGACCAGCACCATGGTCTGGTGGTCGACTTCGATGTTCAGAAGGTCGCCGGGTTGGTAGCGGGTAAACGTGGTCTGGCGCAGCGTTTCCGGGATCAGGTTGATGGTGAACAGACTGTCCTCGACCTCCGCCACCGTCAGGCTGCAGCCGTTGACGGCCAGATAGCCGCGCGCAAATATATATTTCGCCCATTCCTCCGGCACGCGGAAACGGATGAAGGCCCTTTCCTCCGCGGTGCTGATTGCTTCCACGGTGGCCGTGGTCGCCACATGGCCGGCGATCACGTGGCCGCCGTTCTCGTCTGTCATCTTGGCCGAGCGTTCCAGATTGACGCCGTCTCCCGTGGCAAGCGCGCCGAGATTGGTGCGCTCCAGCGTCGCGTTCATGGCGTCGAAGGTGACATTGTGGCCGGAAATCCCGGTGACCGACAGGCACACGCCCTCGATATTCACGCTGGCGCCGAGCTTTAGCCCTTCCAGCAATTCATCGGTGAAGGCGACCGTGAAGGTCTTGCCGCCGGGATAGCGGGTGATGTCGGAAAGCGGCCGGACGGCCTGGACGATGCCGGTATACATGGAAGAACGCTCCTGCTGACGCATCGCGGGTCGGGCGACGCTTTCGGCAATATGAGAGGATGAAGCCGTCGGGACAAGGGGCGCGGCGGCGACAATGCGTCTACATCCCGGTCCTTTACGCCTTTGGCGGCAGGGAGAACGCGTTTTCGACGGCGACCGAAATCCATTCCTCGAAATGGGCATCACTGACGTCGTCGGCATCAACGTAATAGAAGCCGGACATTTTTCGGCCGCCATGAACCATCGGCTCCGACCTGCCGAGCTTTTTGGCGGCATCGGCATTCTCCTTGCCGATGCGGAACAGGTAGCTGCCCTCGCCGGATTTCCGCCGGCTGACGGCGACCACCATATGGCCGTTCACCAGAAAGCAGAGCCCGCCGAACATCTTCTTCTCGCCGAGCCCCTCAAGGCCTTCGAGACGGTCGCGCACCCTGGCGCTCAGTTCCTCGTCAATGGCCATGTCCGTCGCCGTTCAGATAGGCCTTGAAGGCATCGCCGTAATCGGGGTGCCAGCGCGACAGCGGCGGACGGTTCTCGACGATGTCGCCGATCGCCCACATCATCCGCTTCTCGTCGGTGGCGCGGTCGACCTCGCCATCGGGGCACAGAATGTAGAAATCGCCCGCCTCCAGGCTTTTCAGCATGAAGTCCACGGTCTGTTCGGGCGTCCACGCGCCCTCGGGCTTTTCATCGCGGCCATTGGCCGTCAGCGGCGTGAACACGAAACCCGGGATCAGCAGATGCGCCTCGAGCCTGCAGCCTTCGATATTGCGCAATTCATGCTGCAGCGCCTCGGTGAACGCCTTCACCCCGGCCTTGGCGACATTATAGGCCGGATTGCCGGGCGGCGTGGTGATGCCCTGCTTGGAGCCGGTGTTGATGATCATCGCCGGCTCGCCATGGGCGCGCATTTCGGGCGCGAAGATGCGGGTGCCGTTGATGACGCCCGTAAGATTGACGCCGATGATCCGGTCCCACGGCATCTGCTTGCCGAAAACGGCGGTGCCGGGCTGGATGCCGGCATTGTTCATCAGCACATGGATGTTGCCGAAGGCGCGGTTCGCGGCGCACTCGAGCTCCTCCAGTTCCGAGAGATCGGAGACATCGGTGGCATGCGCCAGCGCCTTCACGCCCTTCTTTTCGGCAAGTTCGGCCAGTTCGTCTCCGGCCCGCTTCAGCTTCTCGCCCTTCAGGTCGGCGATCATGACATTCATGCCGAGTTCGATGAAGGCTTTGGCGGCGGCAAGGCCGATGCCGGATGCGCCGCCGGTGATGACGGCGGAGTTGCCCGCTTTCAGTGCAGGATGCTGGCTCATGATTTCCTCCCGTTTTCCGCTTTTTGCCGGGTCGCCGGGGCGATTTGGCGCGCGGTTTGGCTTTGCTCATGACTTTTTGGCAGATGAAACTTCGTGTCAATGCGCAATTTGGCCAGACTGCGCGGCGCTTCGCCACGGTTTTCCTTGCGTGGCCGCGCAAAGCCGCTAAAACGGCTCACACATTCAAACACCATATGGACCTGAACTCACATGGCAACGCACAAAGACGTCAAGAAGGTCGTGCTCGCCTATTCCGGCGGACTCGACACCTCGATCATCCTGAAATGGCTGCAGACCGAACTCGGCGCTGAAGTCGTCACCTTCACCGCCGATCTCGGCCAGGGCGAGGAGCTGGAACCGGCGCGCCTGAAGGCCGAGCAGGCGGGCGTGAAGGAAATCTTCATCGAGGATGTGCGCGAGGAATTCGTCCGTGATTTCGTGTTCCCGATGTTCCGCGCCAATGCCGTCTATGAGGGCGTTTACCTGCTCGGCACCTCGATCGCCCGGCCGCTGATCTCCAAGCACCTGATCGAGATCGCCGAAAAGACCGGCGCCGACGCGATCGCCCATGGCGCCACCGGCAAGGGCAATGACCAGGTCCGTTTCGAAATGTCGGCCTATGCGCTGAACCCGGATATCAAGATCATCGCGCCGTGGCGCGACTGGACGTTCAAGAGCCGGACCGACCTTCTGGCATTCGCGGAAAGCCACCAGATCCAGATCGCCAAGAACAAGCGCGGCGAAGCGCCGTTCTCGGTCGACGCCAACCTGCTGCATTCCTCCTCCGAGGGCCGCGTGCTGGAAGACCCGGCCGTCGAAGCGCCGGAATATGTCCATATGCGCACGGTGTCCCCGGAGGCTGCCCCCGACAAGGCGACGATCATCAAGGTCGGCTTCGAGAAGGGCGACGCCGTCTCGATTAATGGCGAGCGTCTGAGCCCGGCGACGGTCCTCGCGAAGCTCAACGATTATGGCCGCGACAACGGCATCGGCCGGCTTGATCTCGTCGAAAACCGCTTCGTCGGCATGAAGTCGCGCGGCGTCTATGAGACTCCCGGCGGAACGATCCTTCTGGCCGCTCATCGTGCGATCGAGAGCATCACGCTCGACCGGGGTGCCGCGCACCTCAAGGACGAGCTGATGCCGAAATATGCCGAGCTGATCTATTACGGCTTCTGGTTCTCGCCGGAACGAGCGATGCTGCAGGCCGCGATCGACAAGAGCCAGGAGCATGTCGAGGGCGAGGTGACGCTGAAGCTCTACAAGGGCAATGTCATGGTCATCGGCCGCGAGAGCCCGAAATCGCTCTACTCCGAAGCCCTCGTCACCTTCGAGGACGACCACGGCGCCTACGACCAGAAGGACGCCGCCGGCTTCATCAAGCTCAATGCGCTGCGCCTGAGGACGCTCGCCAAGCGCGACCGGAGCTGAGCAGTCTTGCAAGACGAGGTGGCAGTCCCGCCGCCTCGTCGACCTCCCCTTGGGGATATTACCCAGACGGCGTCAGACGAGTTTCTCGAGCGTCACATAGGCTTGGCAGAGCGCGACCGCGATATAGACATTGACGAACCAGTTGATGACGGCGGTGATTGGAATGATGACGAGCCAGTAGAGCCATATCGCATCGGAGAGTCCGAGCGGGCCGTCAATCTGGACGAGCGCGAAACCGATGGCGAGCACCGCCAGCGATAAAAGCGTGAACCGCCATGCAAGGGAGCCGAAACTCGCCTGACCGCGCTTTCGCGCTGCCCGGAATGTCGGGTTTTGGCCATAGACATATGCCGGGAGCCATGTGCCGAAATAGGCAATACCCCAGACCACGAAAAGCTCGAAAAGCACGGTACTCCCGTAGATCAGGGCGATGCTGACGTTCACATTCGTCAGGTCGATCAGGGTCACGATGAAAAGCAGCATGGTCGGAATGGCCGCCGACATGGCCACGATGACAAGGTCGCGCCAGACGAAACCGAACAGTTCCGCAGGCGCGATCCCCGCGCCAGGGCTGAAGGGGTTCAAGGAGGCCTGTCGCAGGAGCCGCCTGTAGATGAGAAAGAGAACCGCGCTGCTTGCGACGACCTCCAGCAGGCTCGCGATGGCGGCGGGCGCGAGCGAGGGAAGAACCGCCGTCGCGACGATCACGATCGCAAAGAACCTGACATTGGCCCGCATGAAATCGAGCGCATTGCGCAACATGATCTGTGCCCCCGGAATGACGATCTCAACCTTAGCGGGCTTGCGCGGGGAATACCAGTAAAAGGCGATATGTCCGTTATTTTATCGCTGCGGAACGCTGGGGGTCCTTGTTCCAGTCATCGCCGGCTGCAGGCGGTTCGGCCGGCTCCCGGATTTCCGGAGTTGCCGGCTCCCGCGTTTCGATCAGGCGGAGCCAGAGATAGCAGGCGACGGCGATCGCGCCCATTGCCGGCACCATGATCTGCATGGCCAGTACCGGGGAACCGAGAAGGGCGGCGATCATGCCGGTGACGAGGCCGGAGCCCATCTGCATGAAGCCCATCATCGCCGAGGCCGAGCCGGCGATATCTGGAAATGGCAGCAGCGCGGCGTTGGTGATATAGGGTATCAGGAAGGCGATGCCGAAGGCGAAGCAGCCGACCGGCAGCATCACCGAAAGATAGGAGATCGGCAGAACCTCCGTGGAAATGGCAAGCGCGACCGCGCCGATGCCGACGAAGGAAAGGCCGAAGGCCACCTGCGCCTTCGACGTGAACCAGCGAAGCAGGATGCGGAAGACCACCGAGCCGGAAAAATAGCAGCCGGTCTGCATCAGCATGCCGATGCCGAATTGTGATGGCGTCAGGCCCGCAAGATTGATCATCACGAAGGGCAGGATCGATGCCAGCGCGTAGAGCGACCCGGTCGAGGTTGCGATGATCAGGGAGGAGGCCATGAAATGCTGGCTGCGCAACAGCCGGCCATAGGCCTTCAGCAGCGGCAACGGCCTGGCCTTGGCGCGATCCGGCTTGCCGGTCTCCTCCATCAGCAGCAGCACCAGCGCGCCGAGCGTGAGGCCGAAACCGATCATGGCGACAAAGATCGCCTTCCAGCCAATGAGATAAAGGATGATGCCGCCGAATGTCGGCGCGATCGCCGGGCCGACAGCGAGCATGATGCCGAGCATGTTGAGTATCCGCGAGGCCGGCTCGCCGGTGAACTGGTCGCGCACGATCGCGCGGCCGACGGTCAGCCCCACCGAAGCGCCGATGCCTTGCACCAGCCGGCCCGCCAGCAGCATCGACACGCTGCCCGCGAAGGCGGCGAGGATGCTGCCGAGCAGATAAAGCGCCAGAAACCACACAACCGTGCGCCGCCGCCCGAACGCATCCGACAGCGGTCCGGTGGCGAGCATCGCGAAGGCGAAGCCGCCGAAATAGAACGACAGCGACAGCTTGATCGCCGCATCCGTGGTGGCGAAGGCCTCCGTCAGCGCCGGCATGGCGGGCGTATAGAGCGACAGCGAAATCGGCCCGAGCATGGAGAGCGCCGCGCCCAGCACGCTTGTGCGTCCTTCGCTCATCAACGGTCGGGTTGCGGAATTCTGGCTCATCGTCGCGTCATCTCTCACAGTCGCGCGAAATTGTTGCGCATGGTTCTGAGCGCCCGTGAAAGCGCCTGCCTGTCGCCTTCGGGAAGGTCTGTCTGCAGGCGCGCCAGCAGATCGTCGGAATGCGCGCGGATGGCGGATACCACGGCGTCGGCTTTCTCGGTCGTGGTCACGCATTTGGCGCGTCCATCTCTCGGGTCGGCGGTGCGCTTTATCAGCCCTGCCTTTTCCAGCCCGTCGACATAGCGCGACAGCGTCATCGGCTCGATGCCGAGCGCCACCGCGATCTCGCTCTGCCGGCCACCGTTGATGGCAGCGATGCGGGCAAGCGCGCGCGCCTCGCCAGGCGTCACGCCGAGCCCGCTTTTCGCGATCTCGCGTTCGAAGGCCGCGCGAAACAGCCGTGCGACGTCGTTCAGCAGGAAACCGATCCTGTCGGTCGGTGCTTGCGTCATTGGGGTTTTCTCGTGGTCGGCAATTTAATAAGCATTGCTTACTATTTTTTAAGCGGTCGATCAAGGCCCTTGCCTTGAAGCCGCGTCTGCCGCACACACATGATAGGCCGCCAGCCAGCATGAAAGGACCGATGCGACATGACCGATACGATCAACAGCGCTCTCATCCGCTGGGAGGGTTTTGCGGGCCTGCCCGAATTCGACCGCATCGCGGACGGCGATTTCACTGCTGCCTTCGACTGGGCGATGGCCGACCATAATCGCGAGATCGACGCGATCGCGGCCAATCCGGATGCCCCCGATTTCGCCAACACGGTCGATGCGCTGGAGGTTTCCGGCGATGCGCTGTCGCGGGTCAGTGCGGTGTTCTTCACGCGCGCAGGCGCCGACACCAATCCCGAGATCCAGAAGATCGAGCGCGAGATCGTGCCGAAGCTCTCCAGCCACTATTCCGCGATCGGCGCCAACAAGGCGCTGTTCCAGCGC from Martelella mediterranea DSM 17316 carries:
- a CDS encoding aldo/keto reductase — its product is MQRVDIAKDLSFSRLVYGLWRIAEGDASPKTVQAKIEACLAQGITTMDNADIYGGYTAEAVLGGALKASPGLRDRIEIVTKCGIVVPMGRHSAKRVKHYDTSAQHIRASVEASLRDMGTDHVDLLLIHRPDPMIDPEETGRVLDDLVAEGKIVAAGVSNFRPHDFTLLQSNMETWLATNQIELGLLATDPFTNGDLAFLQERKLPVMAWSPLGGGRLFSEAGKPLLSALEVIGQRFGVDGSAVAIAWLLAHPANILPVLGTNNLDRIAAIADAEKVELDRQDWFALFETARGYEVP
- a CDS encoding riboflavin synthase, yielding MYTGIVQAVRPLSDITRYPGGKTFTVAFTDELLEGLKLGASVNIEGVCLSVTGISGHNVTFDAMNATLERTNLGALATGDGVNLERSAKMTDENGGHVIAGHVATTATVEAISTAEERAFIRFRVPEEWAKYIFARGYLAVNGCSLTVAEVEDSLFTINLIPETLRQTTFTRYQPGDLLNIEVDHQTMVLVDVIERTVTRVLPGLVAGR
- a CDS encoding GntR family transcriptional regulator, with protein sequence METRNDGSLPVYLQIVELIVRDLAAGRLVDGEKLAPERKLAAELNVAVGTLRKALTELETRGLLERRHGSGNYVRAIADPASVYTMFRLELIEGGSLPTARTISVDLMAKPDVLPDFGTSAKAHRIRRRRFVGKRFAALEEIWLDAAYAETLTMTDLSESLYLHYRTRLGLWITRAEDRIGLGRVPDWTPDDFGLASGAPVPEVQRISFDRDGESAEFSYTWFDPAVVRYVARLK
- a CDS encoding multidrug effflux MFS transporter translates to MSQNSATRPLMSEGRTSVLGAALSMLGPISLSLYTPAMPALTEAFATTDAAIKLSLSFYFGGFAFAMLATGPLSDAFGRRRTVVWFLALYLLGSILAAFAGSVSMLLAGRLVQGIGASVGLTVGRAIVRDQFTGEPASRILNMLGIMLAVGPAIAPTFGGIILYLIGWKAIFVAMIGFGLTLGALVLLLMEETGKPDRAKARPLPLLKAYGRLLRSQHFMASSLIIATSTGSLYALASILPFVMINLAGLTPSQFGIGMLMQTGCYFSGSVVFRILLRWFTSKAQVAFGLSFVGIGAVALAISTEVLPISYLSVMLPVGCFAFGIAFLIPYITNAALLPFPDIAGSASAMMGFMQMGSGLVTGMIAALLGSPVLAMQIMVPAMGAIAVACYLWLRLIETREPATPEIREPAEPPAAGDDWNKDPQRSAAIK
- a CDS encoding argininosuccinate synthase, whose translation is MATHKDVKKVVLAYSGGLDTSIILKWLQTELGAEVVTFTADLGQGEELEPARLKAEQAGVKEIFIEDVREEFVRDFVFPMFRANAVYEGVYLLGTSIARPLISKHLIEIAEKTGADAIAHGATGKGNDQVRFEMSAYALNPDIKIIAPWRDWTFKSRTDLLAFAESHQIQIAKNKRGEAPFSVDANLLHSSSEGRVLEDPAVEAPEYVHMRTVSPEAAPDKATIIKVGFEKGDAVSINGERLSPATVLAKLNDYGRDNGIGRLDLVENRFVGMKSRGVYETPGGTILLAAHRAIESITLDRGAAHLKDELMPKYAELIYYGFWFSPERAMLQAAIDKSQEHVEGEVTLKLYKGNVMVIGRESPKSLYSEALVTFEDDHGAYDQKDAAGFIKLNALRLRTLAKRDRS
- a CDS encoding LLM class flavin-dependent oxidoreductase, which translates into the protein MTVVPVTSAELNAAEVSWFSALCSDDYAYLGVPDGSLRSSFEHCSAIVQKAESHGFRNILCPSSYQVGQDTLSFVAGCAPITEKLNFLAAIRCGEMQPIMLARTVATLDHMLKGRLTLNVISSNFPGEEADSAYRYRRSHEVVEILRQAWTRDEINYDGEIYKFKNVTTEPARPYQQNGGPLLYFGGYSPDALELCGAQCDVYLMWPETKDQLAERMKAVHARAAAHGRTLDYGLRVHVIVRDTEKEAREYADHLVSKLDDEYGRLIRDRAHDAASLGVSHQARARELADQFGYIEPNLWTGIGRARSGCGAALVGSTDQVLSKLAEYRDMGIRAFILSGYPHLDEADHFGTKVLPALETCSLPHVYGRVPETTPATPLGVGERH
- a CDS encoding SDR family NAD(P)-dependent oxidoreductase, encoding MSQHPALKAGNSAVITGGASGIGLAAAKAFIELGMNVMIADLKGEKLKRAGDELAELAEKKGVKALAHATDVSDLSELEELECAANRAFGNIHVLMNNAGIQPGTAVFGKQMPWDRIIGVNLTGVINGTRIFAPEMRAHGEPAMIINTGSKQGITTPPGNPAYNVAKAGVKAFTEALQHELRNIEGCRLEAHLLIPGFVFTPLTANGRDEKPEGAWTPEQTVDFMLKSLEAGDFYILCPDGEVDRATDEKRMMWAIGDIVENRPPLSRWHPDYGDAFKAYLNGDGHGH
- a CDS encoding TfoX/Sxy family protein; the protein is MAIDEELSARVRDRLEGLEGLGEKKMFGGLCFLVNGHMVVAVSRRKSGEGSYLFRIGKENADAAKKLGRSEPMVHGGRKMSGFYYVDADDVSDAHFEEWISVAVENAFSLPPKA
- a CDS encoding MarR family winged helix-turn-helix transcriptional regulator, with amino-acid sequence MTQAPTDRIGFLLNDVARLFRAAFEREIAKSGLGVTPGEARALARIAAINGGRQSEIAVALGIEPMTLSRYVDGLEKAGLIKRTADPRDGRAKCVTTTEKADAVVSAIRAHSDDLLARLQTDLPEGDRQALSRALRTMRNNFARL
- a CDS encoding flavin reductase family protein yields the protein MTLHRMAIAKDNVFVPDPADSRRYRHALGAFSTGVTVVTLQGDAGPQGMTVNSFASVSLDPPLVLWSPAKSSRRHDLFAGARHFAIHVLAADQHDLSARFTRGGVAFEGLDHHFNEEGVPVLAGTLARFECARAECHDAGDHTIVIGRVLRAAHGEGEPLIFSRGTFGRFAHHG